A stretch of DNA from Gammaproteobacteria bacterium:
GCTTTGCCTTCACTGGCGGCAGCGCGCCGCGCAGATCGGCCGCAGGATCGCGCTCGGCGCGCCCGGTCGCGACGGCATAGCGGAATACCTGTCCGCTGTTGCGTAGCGCACGGTGCGCAGTTTCGAGCGCGCCGCGTTGCTCAATCCGCCGAACTACCGCCAGCAGTTCAGGCGCGGTTATGTGGCCGACCGGCCGCGCGCCAATCCAGGGGAACACGTCCCGCTCCAGCCGACGGATAATCTTGCTGGCGTGACTCTCGGCCCAGGTCGGCGCGTACTTTCCAATCCACTCCCGCGCCACGGCTTCAAAGCTGTTGGCGTCGCCGCGCGCGGCCTTCTCCGCCTTACGCGCCTGTCCGGGGTCGATACCGGCGGCTAACAGCCTTCGCATTTCGTCACGTTTTACGCGTGCGTCTTTGAGCGTAACGGCAGGATAGGTGCCTAGAGAAAGCAGCTTATGTTTGCCCTCGAAACGGTAGCGAAAACGCCACCACTTGCCCCCGCTCGGTGCCACTAGCAGGAACAAGCCACGCCCATCGATAAGTTTCATGGGTTTCTCAGTCGGCCTACTGTTACGAATCGCGCTATCGGTCAACTTCATGGTCTTTCTCCTACGGCTACGGTCGCGACCAAGAAACGGCGAAGCTCTATGGTTTCCGCTGGCGCCAAGTTAACGCGCCGGCTTCCCAGCTTGATAGAAAGCGCCCTCGTGATCCAGGGAAAAGCGCATCGCGGCGGCCTCTCGATCCTTTGCTTCCCGGTCGGCCTGCCGCTCCGCCTTACGATGCTCGGATGGATCGGTTCCATTCGCCAGCAGACTCCGGAACATGTCCTGTTGTGCACGCGCTTGTTTCAAGCTCACGTCGGGATAGACGCCTAGCGACAATCCCTTTTGCTTGCCGGCAAAGCGATACCTCAACCGCCACCAGCGCGAACCGTTCGGGTTAAGCAACAAGTACAGTCCGCCCGCATCAGATAGCTTGCACGGCTTCGCGCCCAGGTTTGGCGTTGCGGATGACGGCATCAGTCAGCGGCATTTGCGCGTAACTCACTTCGTCGATCAGTGGGTATGCGCAAAGTTACGCGCATAATATGGCGGATGTCAATGGCCACTATGAGACGGTGTTGGAGTATTCAGACACAAAAAAGCCAGCATTTTCGCTGGCTTATGGACTTTCTTGGACTTGGCTGGATGGTAATGTGGTGGCTATGGGTGGACTCGAACCACCGACCCCAGCATTATGAGTGCTGTGCTCTAACCGGCTGAGCTACATAGCCGCGAAAAAAGACCGTCACGATACAAAATACGCATGGCGCCCGCAAGCTGCACGTGCGGATGACCAAGTGCAGATGACGAATTCAGACGTTGAAGCGAAAATGCACCACGTCGCCTTCACGCAAGATGTAGTCCTTACCCTCCAGCCGCCATCTGCCTGCTTCCCTGGCGCCATGCTCGCCGCCTGTCGCGACAAAATCATCGTACCCCACGACCTCAGCGCGAATAAACCCGCGCTCGAAATCCGTGTGAATGCGTCCCGCCGCCTGCGGCGCGGTGGCGTTGCGCCAGACCGTCCAGGCGCGCACCTCCTTGGGCCCCGCGGTAAAGAAAGTTTGCAGGTCGAGCAACGCATAACCTGCGCGGATCACGCGGTGTAAACCCGGTTCGGTCAACCCCATCGATTCGAGAAACTCGCCCTTGTCGGCTTCGTCCAGGCGCGCGATTTCGGCTTCGATAGCCGCGCAGACCGGCACGATTTGCGAATGTTCGTCCGCTACGGCCGCGTGCAGACGGTCCAGCAGCGGATTACCTTCGAAACCATCTTCGGCCACGTTGGCGATATAAATCATCGGCTTCATCGTGATCAGGTGCAGATCGCGCGCCACGTGCTGCTCGTCAGTGTCCAGCTCCGCACTGCGGGCCGGCTTGCCCTGGTCGAGATGCGCTTGCAATCTGGTTATCACACCAGCTTGCGCCACGGCCGTCTTGTCGCCTGACTTGGCGATACGGGCCACGCGCTTCGCGGCCTTGTCCAGAGTTTCGAGATCGGCGAGCAACAACTCGGTTGCGATGGTCTCGACATCGGAGGCCGGGTCCACCCGGCCCGCGACGTGCGTCACGTTGTCGTCCACAAAACAGCGCACCACCTGCGCGATCGCGTCGGTCTCGCGAATATGCGCCAGGAACTGATTGCCCAGTCCCTCTCCTGTCGACGCACCGGCGACCAGCCCGGCGATGTCCACGAATTCCATGGTGGTCGGCACGATCTTTTGCGGCTTGACGATCTTGGCCAGTCGCGCGAGGCGCTCGTCCGGCACCGGCACTATGCCTACGTTTGGATCGATGGTGCAGAACGGATAGTTTTCCGCCGCGATCTCGCCGCTGGTCAGGGCGTTGAATAGCGTGGACTTGCCCACGTTGGGCAAGCCAACAATGCCGCATTTAAAACCCATGGCGTTAAGCTTTTGGTCCTTCGGCGCGCGGCGTATGCAACCGCTGCATAGCCTGTTCGAACTGGCCTGCCGCGAGCATCGGCATGGTTGCCAGCGCCTGGTCCGACGCATCGATAATTGCCTGCTGATCGCTCTTGCCGGGCTTCGACAAAACGTAATCGACCACCAGGTCGCTGCGTCCTGGATGCCCCACACCCAGCCGCAACCGCCAGCAATCCTGGCCCAGATGCGCGAACACATCGCGCAGACCGTTATGCCCGCCGTGCCCGCCGCCGCGCTTCAGCCGCACCACACCCGGCGGCAGGTCAATTTCATCGTGCGCGATCAGCATGCTGGATAATGGAAGCTTGTAGAAATTGAGGATGGCGCGCACCGGCCCACCGCTGCGATTCATGAAGGCGCCGGGTTTGAAGACGCGCACCTCGCGTCCGTCCAGTGAAATTGCGGCAACCTCGCCGTCAAACTTGCGTTCGGACGCAAAACGGTCCCCATGCGCCCGCACCAGCGCGTTCACAAACCAGAACCCGGCATTGTGCCGGGTCTGTTCGTATTTGGTGCCGGGATTGCCCAGACCGACAATCAGCCGAACCGGGTCCGTCTCGCCCGCCATCGCTCAACGCGCGCGTGCCCTATTTCTCGTCTTCGTCGATGTCCCGTTCTTCGTCTGCCGGGGCCGCCGGCGCTTCGGCTTCCTCGTCTTCCGCCTCTTCCACGCGCGGCGGATGGATGGAGACCACCGCGTAATCGTGCTCCTCGCCATAGCTCAGTTCGACCACTTCCACACCTTGCGGAATCTTGAGCTCGGAGAGGTGCAGCGAGTCGTTCAAATGCAGGGCAGAGATATCGACCTCGATGAATTCCGGCAGGTCTTTGGGCAGACAGGAGACTTCCACGTCCGTCAGCATGTGGCTCACCTCGCCATGCTCAAGCTTGACGCCAGGCGCAATTTCTTCGCCGACAAAATGCAACGGCACCCGCACGCGAATCTCCTCGTCCTCGCTCACTCGCTGCATATCCATGTGCATTACCAGCGCGTTGGTTGGATGACGCTGCAGGTCGCGCAGAATGACCCGCTCCGATGCATCGCCGACGTTCAACGTCAGGATATGCGAGAAGAACGCTTCGCGAGACAGATTCTTCTTGACCACGCGGTATTCCATGGTGATGGGCACGGGCGCCCGGTCGGCCCCGTAGACGATGCCCGGCACCAGACCCTCGCGCCGCAGACGGCGCATCGCGTTCTTGCTTAAAGGTTCCCGTGGCCGCGCGTCCAGGGTAAATTCATTGCTCATACCAGACTCCTGATTTGCATATGTTTTTTGGGGCGCCGCATTTAATGACTGCTAACGGTGTTTATGGCGTCGACTCGTTCACGATGACAGATGGTTTGTCACGACAACGGGGCGGATTAATCCATGAACAAGGTGCTGACCGACTCTTCAAGATTAATCCGCCGGATGGTTTCGGCCAACATGCCGGCGATGCTCAACTGGCGGATGCGCCCGCACGCGCGCGTTCCCGCGCACAGCGGAATCGAGTCGGTAACAACCAGTTCGTCGATACTCGAAGCCTCGATATTCTCCACGGCATTGCCCGACAGCACCGGATGCGTGGCATACGCCACCACTCTTTTGGCGCCGTTGTTCTTCAGCGCATCGGCCGCCTGACAGAGCGTCCCGGCGGTGTCCACCAGATCGTCCACGATAATACAGTTCTTAGCCTTCACGTCGCCGATGATGTTCATTACTCGCGCCTCGTTCGGCTGTGGGCGACGCTTGTCGATAATGGCCAGCTCGGCGTGATCCAGGCATTTCGCAATCGCGCGCGCGCGCACCACACCGCCCACATCGGGCGACACGACGATCTGGCTCGAATACTTCTGCTGCCAGATGTCACCCAGCAGCACCGGCGACGCATAGACGTTATCGACCGGCACGTCGAAGAAGCCCTGAATCTGGTCGGCGTGCAAATCCACCGTCAGCACCCGATCCGCACCCGCGGTGGTAATCATGTTCGCCACCAGTTTGGCCGAGATCGGCACCCGCGCCGAGCGTACGCGGCGATCCTGCCGGGAATATCCCAGATACGGAATCACCGTGGTGATGCGTCCCGCCGACGCGCGATGCAGCGCATCCACCATGATCAGCAATTCCATCAGATTGTCGCTGGTCGGCCCGCAAGTCGGCTGCACGATAAAAACGTCCCGGCCACGCACGTTGTCGCGGATCTCGACCTGCACCTCGCCGTCGCTGAAGCGCCCGACCTGCGCCTTGCCCAGCGGGATGCTCAGATGGTTGGCGATGTCCCGCGCCAGTTTCGGGTTCGCATTACCCGTAAACACCATCACTCTGCTGTTTTCAACCACGCTCTTACCTGTCTTCACAGCGCCGGCGCATGCGGAGCCTGAAATTGGCTGGGCCGGGAGGATTCGAACCTCCGCATGCGGGGATCAAAACCCCGTGCCTTACCACTTGGCTACGGCCCATTTGATCGATTCCTTAAAGACCAGCAGATCGCTTCCTGAAAGAGCATCGTTCCATCAGCGCGGCTAGCCGGGGTCGTACGCCAGTGTGGCCTGCAACGGCGAGCGATTGCATCCTCTGGCGACAAAACCGCGCCAAGTCGATGGCGCCTGCACGAGCACCTGCGCGGCTGACGCCCGCGTGTCGAAGGCCGCGAACACGCAACTGCCCGTGCCGGTCAGACGCGCTGGCGAAAAATCGTTCAGCCAGCCCAGAACTTCCGCAACTTCCGGGTATCGACGCCTTACCACGGGTTCGCAAACGTTGGCGCCCCCGTTTGACAGAAAGTCGAGCATTGTGATTGGCGGGCAATTACGTGTCAATTCCGGCGCGCCGAAGACATTAGTCGTCGCGATCGCCACGTCCGGCTTGAGCACCACGAACCACTGCTCGGGCAGATCTATCGTCTGCAATCGTTCCCCGACGCCCTCCGCCCATGCCGCGCGCCCATAAACGAAAACCGGCACATCCGCACCGAGCGCCAGGCCCAGCGACATCAACTCGTCGCGCGACAAACCGCAGCGCCATAGATGATTCAGGGCCACCAGGGTGGTGGCCGCGTCCGAACTACCGCCGCCCAGTCCGCCGCCGACGGGCAGGTTTTTTGTGATTTCGATATCGGCGCCCTGCGCACTGCCGGTCGCCGCCTGCAGCGCCAGCGCCGCGCGCACCGCCAGATCTTGTTCTGCGGGAATGGCGGCAATCGCGTTGACCCGCATGATGCGCCCGTCAGCACGCGGTTCGAAACGCAACTCGTCACCGACGCTTAAGAACTGGAAGACGGTTTGCAGCAGATGATAGCCATCGGGCCGGCGGCCGGTGATATGCAGAAACAGATTGAGTTTCGCCGGCGCGGGCC
This window harbors:
- a CDS encoding ribose-phosphate diphosphokinase, with protein sequence MVFTGNANPKLARDIANHLSIPLGKAQVGRFSDGEVQVEIRDNVRGRDVFIVQPTCGPTSDNLMELLIMVDALHRASAGRITTVIPYLGYSRQDRRVRSARVPISAKLVANMITTAGADRVLTVDLHADQIQGFFDVPVDNVYASPVLLGDIWQQKYSSQIVVSPDVGGVVRARAIAKCLDHAELAIIDKRRPQPNEARVMNIIGDVKAKNCIIVDDLVDTAGTLCQAADALKNNGAKRVVAYATHPVLSGNAVENIEASSIDELVVTDSIPLCAGTRACGRIRQLSIAGMLAETIRRINLEESVSTLFMD
- the ychF gene encoding redox-regulated ATPase YchF, translating into MGFKCGIVGLPNVGKSTLFNALTSGEIAAENYPFCTIDPNVGIVPVPDERLARLAKIVKPQKIVPTTMEFVDIAGLVAGASTGEGLGNQFLAHIRETDAIAQVVRCFVDDNVTHVAGRVDPASDVETIATELLLADLETLDKAAKRVARIAKSGDKTAVAQAGVITRLQAHLDQGKPARSAELDTDEQHVARDLHLITMKPMIYIANVAEDGFEGNPLLDRLHAAVADEHSQIVPVCAAIEAEIARLDEADKGEFLESMGLTEPGLHRVIRAGYALLDLQTFFTAGPKEVRAWTVWRNATAPQAAGRIHTDFERGFIRAEVVGYDDFVATGGEHGAREAGRWRLEGKDYILREGDVVHFRFNV
- the ispE gene encoding 4-(cytidine 5'-diphospho)-2-C-methyl-D-erythritol kinase; this encodes MALSASTPWPAPAKLNLFLHITGRRPDGYHLLQTVFQFLSVGDELRFEPRADGRIMRVNAIAAIPAEQDLAVRAALALQAATGSAQGADIEITKNLPVGGGLGGGSSDAATTLVALNHLWRCGLSRDELMSLGLALGADVPVFVYGRAAWAEGVGERLQTIDLPEQWFVVLKPDVAIATTNVFGAPELTRNCPPITMLDFLSNGGANVCEPVVRRRYPEVAEVLGWLNDFSPARLTGTGSCVFAAFDTRASAAQVLVQAPSTWRGFVARGCNRSPLQATLAYDPG
- the pth gene encoding aminoacyl-tRNA hydrolase, which encodes MAGETDPVRLIVGLGNPGTKYEQTRHNAGFWFVNALVRAHGDRFASERKFDGEVAAISLDGREVRVFKPGAFMNRSGGPVRAILNFYKLPLSSMLIAHDEIDLPPGVVRLKRGGGHGGHNGLRDVFAHLGQDCWRLRLGVGHPGRSDLVVDYVLSKPGKSDQQAIIDASDQALATMPMLAAGQFEQAMQRLHTPRAEGPKA
- a CDS encoding 50S ribosomal protein L25/general stress protein Ctc; amino-acid sequence: MSNEFTLDARPREPLSKNAMRRLRREGLVPGIVYGADRAPVPITMEYRVVKKNLSREAFFSHILTLNVGDASERVILRDLQRHPTNALVMHMDMQRVSEDEEIRVRVPLHFVGEEIAPGVKLEHGEVSHMLTDVEVSCLPKDLPEFIEVDISALHLNDSLHLSELKIPQGVEVVELSYGEEHDYAVVSIHPPRVEEAEDEEAEAPAAPADEERDIDEDEK